The following proteins are encoded in a genomic region of Arcobacter cloacae:
- the speA gene encoding biosynthetic arginine decarboxylase, which yields MNNNYGIDIWSDGNFIIEDGLAKVNYDCKPSLISIVKDIRKQDFKGPLLLRFPHITNKQITTLYDTFNASIKEYDYKGNFNAVFPLKVNQLPNFIHPLVAMGKKYNYGLEAGSKAELIIAMTYNNMGSPITINGFKDKEMIHLCFIAKSMGHNITIIIEGLNELEMIVEVLNETKLACPNIGLRVRLHSGGSGLWAKSGGINSKFGLTSTEILEAYELMEDTDLVKYLTMIHFHIGSAMNSIKPLKKALRESGHIYAELKNLGAINLKSINIGGGLAVEYSAYERTRFYSLSEFANDVVFTLKEIAKQKGVDEPNIFTESGRFISAASTVLITPVLELFSAEYELDHLNLKENNPPLIQELNDLFNDMTKRNAYEFMHDSIDHMESLLTLFDLGYIDLQDRSNAEILTHQIIKKAISLLEIDDYEELKKLDENIQEKYLLNFSLFQSLPDYWGIDQEFPIMPITHLDKKPTRSASLWDITCDSDGELPFDLKKPLYLHDVNLNKEDYFLGFFNVGAYQDTLGMKHNLFSHPTEVNIVFKDGKVVLEKILESQKIMDILEDIDYDTDEIKTILNKNLSKEIYEVLEKYLNENSYLKTIWSYYDE from the coding sequence GTGAACAACAACTATGGAATAGACATCTGGAGTGATGGTAATTTTATTATTGAAGATGGATTAGCAAAGGTTAATTATGATTGTAAACCTTCATTAATTTCAATTGTTAAAGATATAAGGAAACAGGATTTTAAAGGACCTTTACTTCTTAGATTTCCACATATTACAAATAAACAAATCACAACTCTTTATGATACGTTTAATGCAAGTATAAAAGAGTATGATTATAAAGGGAATTTTAATGCTGTTTTTCCTTTAAAAGTTAATCAACTACCAAACTTTATTCATCCTTTAGTTGCAATGGGTAAAAAATATAACTATGGATTAGAAGCTGGAAGTAAAGCCGAATTAATTATAGCAATGACTTACAATAATATGGGTTCACCAATAACTATAAATGGATTTAAAGATAAAGAGATGATTCATTTATGTTTTATTGCTAAAAGTATGGGACATAACATAACTATTATCATTGAAGGTTTAAATGAGCTTGAAATGATTGTAGAAGTATTAAATGAAACAAAGCTTGCTTGTCCAAATATTGGATTAAGAGTTAGACTTCATAGCGGAGGAAGTGGTTTATGGGCAAAAAGTGGAGGAATAAACTCTAAATTTGGTCTTACTTCAACTGAAATTTTAGAAGCTTATGAACTTATGGAAGATACAGATTTAGTTAAATATTTAACTATGATTCACTTTCATATTGGTTCTGCTATGAACTCTATTAAACCTTTGAAAAAAGCATTAAGAGAATCAGGACATATTTATGCTGAACTTAAAAATTTAGGAGCAATAAATTTAAAATCAATTAATATTGGTGGTGGTTTAGCTGTTGAATATAGTGCCTATGAAAGAACAAGATTCTACTCTTTATCTGAATTTGCAAATGATGTTGTATTTACATTAAAAGAGATTGCAAAACAAAAAGGTGTTGATGAGCCAAATATTTTCACTGAATCAGGAAGATTTATAAGTGCTGCTTCAACTGTTTTAATCACTCCTGTATTAGAACTATTTTCTGCTGAATATGAACTTGACCATTTAAATCTAAAAGAGAATAATCCTCCTTTAATTCAAGAGTTAAATGACCTATTTAACGATATGACAAAAAGAAATGCATATGAGTTTATGCATGATAGTATTGACCATATGGAATCATTATTAACGCTATTTGATTTAGGATATATTGATTTACAAGATAGATCAAATGCTGAAATTTTAACTCATCAAATTATCAAAAAAGCTATTTCATTACTTGAAATTGATGATTATGAGGAACTTAAAAAATTAGATGAAAATATTCAAGAAAAATATCTTTTAAATTTCTCTTTATTTCAATCGCTTCCTGATTATTGGGGAATTGACCAAGAGTTTCCAATTATGCCAATAACACATCTTGATAAAAAACCTACAAGGAGTGCTTCTTTATGGGATATTACTTGTGATAGTGATGGAGAATTACCTTTTGATTTAAAAAAACCTCTATATTTACATGATGTAAATCTAAATAAAGAGGATTATTTCTTAGGTTTTTTCAATGTGGGAGCTTATCAAGATACACTAGGAATGAAACACAATCTTTTCTCTCATCCAACTGAAGTTAATATTGTTTTTAAAGATGGAAAAGTTGTTTTAGAAAAAATTTTAGAGTCTCAAAAAATCATGGATATTCTTGAAGATATAGATTATGATACAGATGAAATAAAAACTATTTTAAATAAAAATTTATCAAAAGAGATTTATGAAGTTTTAGAAAAATATTTAAATGAGAATAGTTATTTAAAAACTATATGGAGTTATTATGACGAGTGA